One genomic segment of Methylorubrum populi includes these proteins:
- a CDS encoding CoA ester lyase, whose protein sequence is MRLPRRFFQPLAAGAPEPFRELPIKLERMIHFVPPHNEKVRARVPELARTVDVVLGNLEDAVPADQKEAARKGFVEMARATDFAASGTGLWTRINALNSPWILDDLFTLVAEVGAKLDVVMVPKVEGPWDIHYIDQLLAQLEARHGVAKPILVHAILETAEGVANVDAIAAASPRMHGMSLGPADLAASRGMKTTRVGGGHPDYRVIADPKGEAERSSAQQDLWHYTIAKMVDACMANGIKAFYGPFGDFSDAAACEVQFRNAFLMGCAGAWTLHPSQVALAKTVFAPDPAEVSFAVRIVEAMPDGTGAVMIDGKMQDDATWKQAKVIVDLARLVAEKDPDLAKVYNLP, encoded by the coding sequence ATGAGACTGCCGCGCCGCTTCTTCCAGCCGCTCGCCGCGGGTGCACCCGAGCCGTTCCGCGAACTGCCGATCAAGCTCGAGCGGATGATCCACTTCGTGCCGCCCCACAACGAGAAGGTCCGCGCCCGCGTGCCGGAGCTGGCCAGGACGGTCGACGTGGTGCTCGGCAACCTGGAGGACGCGGTCCCCGCCGACCAGAAGGAGGCGGCGCGCAAGGGCTTCGTCGAGATGGCGCGTGCCACCGACTTCGCGGCCTCCGGCACCGGCCTGTGGACGCGCATCAATGCGCTGAACTCGCCCTGGATCCTCGACGACCTGTTCACCCTCGTCGCCGAAGTCGGCGCGAAGCTCGACGTGGTGATGGTGCCGAAAGTGGAGGGTCCCTGGGACATCCATTACATCGACCAGTTGCTGGCCCAGCTCGAAGCGCGCCACGGCGTCGCCAAGCCGATCCTCGTCCACGCCATCCTCGAGACGGCGGAGGGCGTGGCCAATGTCGATGCCATCGCCGCGGCCAGCCCCCGCATGCACGGCATGAGCCTCGGACCGGCCGATCTCGCCGCCTCGCGCGGCATGAAGACCACCCGCGTCGGCGGCGGCCACCCGGACTATCGCGTCATCGCCGACCCCAAGGGCGAGGCCGAGCGGTCGAGCGCCCAGCAGGACCTGTGGCACTACACCATCGCGAAGATGGTCGATGCCTGCATGGCCAACGGCATCAAGGCCTTCTACGGCCCCTTCGGCGATTTCTCCGACGCGGCCGCCTGCGAGGTGCAGTTCCGCAACGCCTTCCTGATGGGCTGCGCCGGCGCCTGGACGCTGCATCCGAGCCAGGTGGCGCTGGCCAAGACCGTGTTCGCCCCCGACCCGGCCGAGGTGAGCTTCGCCGTCCGTATCGTCGAGGCGATGCCCGACGGCACCGGAGCGGTGATGATCGACGGCAAGATGCAGGACGACGCCACCTGGAAGCAGGCCAAGGTCATCGTCGATCTCGCCCGGCTGGTGGCCGAGAAGGACCCGGATCTGGCCAAGGTCTACAATCTGCCCTGA
- a CDS encoding DoxX family protein — MRDDRRWLRFGLIGLYGFIGVVHLAATERFLPIMPDWVPQPRRVVVGTGLCEIAAALALFVPRLRRITGIMLALYAVCVFPANVKHAVQGISVPPIPETWWYHGPRLALQPVMVWWALYAVRAIDWPFAARRAREDGTPR; from the coding sequence ATGCGCGACGACCGCCGCTGGCTGCGCTTCGGCCTGATCGGCCTCTACGGCTTCATCGGCGTCGTCCACCTCGCCGCGACCGAGCGTTTCCTGCCAATCATGCCGGATTGGGTGCCGCAGCCGCGCCGCGTGGTGGTCGGCACCGGCCTGTGCGAGATCGCCGCCGCGCTCGCGCTGTTCGTGCCGCGGCTGCGGCGGATCACCGGGATCATGCTGGCGCTCTACGCGGTCTGCGTGTTCCCCGCCAACGTCAAGCACGCGGTTCAAGGCATCTCCGTCCCGCCGATCCCCGAGACGTGGTGGTATCACGGCCCGCGCCTCGCGCTTCAGCCGGTGATGGTGTGGTGGGCGCTCTATGCCGTGCGCGCCATCGATTGGCCGTTCGCGGCGCGAAGAGCGCGCGAAGACGGGACTCCCCGTTAG
- a CDS encoding HTH domain-containing protein → MVLSEAEAQARLDALRRQRDAIERRIADLLLYLDLGRRLGGPPASAGSEPTETPAAAPQRAVPEPVPPRGENLGPGGVERFPQAPGAQPEAGLSETVLARRYGRAVIEAALAVLEEAGRPLHASEILARIAAQGFFLPGQDPVAALNTRLWKRSGPGGPLKRLGDAVYAPADAEEG, encoded by the coding sequence ATGGTCCTGTCGGAAGCCGAGGCCCAGGCGCGGCTGGACGCATTGCGGCGGCAGCGCGACGCGATCGAGCGCCGGATCGCCGACCTCCTCCTCTACCTCGATCTCGGCCGCCGTCTCGGCGGCCCGCCCGCCTCGGCTGGGAGCGAGCCGACGGAGACGCCCGCCGCCGCGCCGCAGCGGGCGGTGCCGGAGCCCGTCCCCCCCCGGGGCGAAAACCTCGGCCCGGGCGGCGTGGAGCGCTTTCCGCAGGCCCCCGGCGCGCAACCGGAAGCCGGCCTGTCGGAGACGGTGCTCGCCCGCCGCTACGGCCGGGCGGTGATTGAGGCGGCCCTGGCGGTGCTGGAGGAGGCGGGCCGCCCGCTCCACGCCAGCGAGATCCTGGCGCGCATCGCGGCGCAGGGGTTCTTCCTGCCGGGGCAGGATCCGGTGGCGGCGCTCAACACCCGGCTGTGGAAGCGCTCCGGCCCCGGCGGCCCGCTGAAGCGCCTGGGCGATGCGGTCTACGCACCGGCCGATGCGGAGGAGGGATAG
- a CDS encoding patatin-like phospholipase family protein, giving the protein MPRLFNEPTLRNVTAGRRFGRPLAGLLVALTLSQGALGGALAAERAKKPSDARPDYTAAEAATARPEGLPASVRIAGDDATAFQALIDGAPRASDPWLVLSGGGENGAFAAGLLAGWSERGDRPDFGIVTGVSTGALIAPFAFAAPTMGARADAALRENYTEISAADVFEFGGTPDSLTDTWPLKERIGRAVTPALLKAVAAEHAKGRRLLIATTQIDSERPVLWDMGAIARRSAETGDPRALALFRAIVLASTAVPGVFPPVAIPAEVKEGANAKSFAELHDDGGAMGPFYLAPAAAVEGETRLHLPTNRVYLVVNNRLEPEFQMASRTTLSVLGRTMSAAIKAQTRAALALTRTYAERTGLDLRVALIDGRFTKTSEKPFDRAYMQALFAHGEALARDGSAFTESHAPATAAGRQDSRRASDTTGTVTASR; this is encoded by the coding sequence ATGCCGAGACTGTTCAACGAACCGACCCTGCGAAACGTGACCGCCGGCCGGCGGTTCGGCCGGCCCCTCGCCGGCCTCCTCGTCGCGCTGACCCTGTCGCAAGGGGCGCTCGGTGGAGCGCTCGCGGCCGAGCGGGCGAAAAAACCCTCCGACGCGCGGCCGGACTACACCGCCGCCGAGGCCGCGACCGCGCGGCCCGAGGGCCTGCCGGCCTCGGTGCGCATCGCCGGCGACGACGCGACCGCGTTCCAGGCGCTGATCGACGGGGCCCCCCGCGCCTCCGACCCCTGGCTGGTGCTCTCGGGCGGGGGCGAGAACGGCGCCTTCGCCGCGGGCCTGCTCGCGGGCTGGAGCGAGCGCGGCGACCGCCCCGATTTCGGCATCGTCACCGGCGTCTCGACGGGGGCCCTGATCGCTCCCTTCGCCTTCGCCGCACCGACGATGGGAGCCCGGGCCGACGCGGCCCTGCGGGAGAACTACACCGAGATCTCGGCGGCCGACGTGTTCGAGTTCGGCGGGACGCCGGATTCCCTGACCGATACGTGGCCGCTCAAGGAGCGGATCGGGCGCGCGGTGACGCCCGCGCTGCTCAAGGCGGTGGCGGCCGAGCACGCCAAGGGCCGCCGCCTCCTGATCGCCACGACCCAGATCGACAGCGAGCGTCCGGTGCTGTGGGACATGGGCGCGATCGCCCGGCGCAGCGCCGAGACGGGCGATCCCCGCGCGCTCGCCCTGTTCCGCGCGATCGTGCTGGCCTCGACCGCGGTGCCGGGCGTGTTCCCGCCGGTGGCGATCCCCGCCGAGGTGAAGGAAGGCGCGAACGCCAAGTCGTTCGCGGAACTGCACGACGACGGCGGGGCGATGGGCCCGTTCTACCTCGCCCCGGCGGCGGCGGTGGAGGGCGAGACGCGGCTGCACCTGCCGACGAACCGGGTCTACCTCGTCGTCAACAACCGGCTCGAACCGGAATTCCAGATGGCCTCGCGCACCACGCTCTCGGTGCTCGGCCGCACCATGTCGGCGGCGATCAAGGCGCAGACCCGGGCGGCGCTCGCCCTGACCCGGACCTACGCCGAGCGCACCGGCCTCGACCTGCGGGTGGCCCTCATCGACGGGCGCTTCACCAAGACCTCGGAGAAGCCGTTCGACCGGGCCTACATGCAGGCCCTGTTCGCCCACGGCGAGGCCCTGGCCCGCGACGGAAGCGCCTTCACCGAGTCCCATGCCCCCGCCACGGCAGCGGGCCGCCAGGACAGCCGCCGGGCCTCGGACACGACCGGCACCGTCACGGCCTCGCGCTGA
- the mazG gene encoding nucleoside triphosphate pyrophosphohydrolase, with protein sequence MDGAPIDRLLALMARLRDPERGCAWDVRQSYASIVPYTIEEAYEVADAVERGDRADLRDELGDLLLQVVFQARIAEEEGAFRFDDVAEAICAKLIRRHPHVFDTSGDFLPPERRPTDPAAIRAAWEIIKAQERAEKAAAGKGAGKGAGEAEAAGPLAGVSRALPALARADRISKRAASVGFDWPDAAQVLAKVREETDEVEESLSAGEPEVVFAEIGDLLFSVANLARHAGVDPEEALRRGTAKFERRFTEMTARLAAEGRSLEDAALPAMEAAWQAVKRDEKT encoded by the coding sequence ATGGACGGGGCACCGATCGACAGGCTGCTGGCGCTGATGGCGCGGCTGCGCGATCCGGAACGGGGCTGCGCCTGGGACGTGCGGCAGAGCTATGCCAGCATCGTTCCCTACACGATCGAGGAGGCCTACGAAGTGGCCGACGCGGTCGAGCGCGGCGACCGGGCGGATCTGCGCGACGAACTCGGCGACCTCCTGCTCCAGGTCGTGTTCCAGGCGCGGATCGCCGAGGAGGAAGGCGCCTTCCGCTTCGACGACGTGGCCGAGGCGATCTGCGCCAAGCTGATCCGGCGCCACCCGCACGTCTTCGACACGTCCGGAGATTTCCTGCCGCCGGAGCGGCGCCCGACCGACCCGGCGGCGATCAGGGCGGCCTGGGAGATCATCAAGGCGCAGGAGCGGGCGGAGAAGGCGGCGGCCGGCAAGGGAGCCGGCAAGGGGGCCGGCGAGGCGGAAGCGGCGGGTCCGCTGGCCGGGGTGTCGCGCGCCCTGCCCGCCTTGGCCCGGGCCGACCGGATCTCGAAGCGCGCGGCTTCCGTCGGCTTCGACTGGCCGGACGCGGCCCAGGTTCTCGCCAAGGTGCGCGAGGAGACGGATGAGGTCGAGGAGAGTTTGAGCGCGGGCGAGCCGGAGGTGGTGTTCGCGGAGATCGGCGACCTGCTGTTCTCGGTCGCCAACCTCGCCCGTCACGCCGGCGTCGATCCGGAGGAGGCCCTGCGCCGCGGCACCGCCAAGTTCGAACGCCGCTTCACGGAGATGACCGCCCGCCTCGCGGCCGAGGGACGGAGCCTGGAGGACGCCGCCCTCCCCGCCATGGAAGCGGCGTGGCAGGCGGTGAAGCGCGACGAGAAGACGTGA
- a CDS encoding aminotransferase class IV, which yields MLWCDGRLVEGGTLPFAMGDRGLLLGDGVFDTALALRGQVAFEAAHVARLAAAAEALGFSVARERIAEAMRVLAGTAPLAAIRTTLTRGPGPRGLAPPPEPSPFLFGSGAPARAALFFAPLRLTLTPIARNETSPAARLKTLGYLDAVLAARAVQAQGFDEALFLNTKGRVACAGTGNVFGVFGGRLVTPPPAEGVLPGIVRAEIVSRIAPALGVPVEERPLLPSELEEAEALFVTNSLRLLAPVTALGARVYDSAGHETVRRVCAALRETVAAACGVGVDALDP from the coding sequence ATGCTGTGGTGTGACGGGCGGCTGGTCGAGGGCGGCACCCTGCCCTTCGCCATGGGCGATCGCGGCCTGCTGCTCGGCGACGGGGTGTTCGACACGGCTCTTGCCCTTCGGGGTCAGGTTGCCTTCGAGGCCGCCCACGTGGCCCGCCTCGCCGCCGCCGCGGAGGCGCTCGGCTTCTCCGTCGCCCGCGAGCGGATCGCCGAGGCGATGCGGGTGCTGGCCGGCACCGCCCCGCTCGCGGCGATCCGCACCACGCTGACCCGCGGCCCCGGCCCGCGCGGTCTGGCGCCGCCCCCTGAGCCGAGCCCTTTCCTGTTCGGCAGCGGCGCGCCGGCGCGGGCCGCCCTGTTCTTCGCGCCCCTGCGGCTGACGCTCACGCCCATCGCCCGCAACGAGACCTCGCCGGCCGCGCGCCTCAAGACGCTGGGCTATCTCGACGCGGTGCTCGCCGCCCGCGCGGTGCAGGCGCAAGGGTTCGACGAGGCGCTGTTCCTCAACACGAAGGGCCGCGTGGCCTGTGCCGGCACCGGCAATGTCTTCGGGGTTTTCGGGGGGAGGCTCGTGACGCCGCCGCCGGCCGAGGGCGTGCTGCCGGGCATCGTCCGGGCCGAGATCGTTTCGAGGATCGCGCCCGCGCTCGGCGTGCCGGTCGAGGAGCGCCCTCTCCTGCCCTCCGAGCTGGAGGAGGCGGAGGCCCTGTTCGTCACGAATTCGCTGCGCCTGCTCGCGCCCGTGACGGCGCTCGGCGCGCGGGTCTACGACAGCGCGGGGCACGAGACGGTTCGGAGAGTCTGCGCGGCTTTACGGGAGACGGTGGCGGCGGCGTGCGGCGTCGGGGTGGACGCCCTCGACCCGTGA
- the pabB gene encoding aminodeoxychorismate synthase component I gives MTTEPMVWTREIPFIDPVAAAARLARWPGLAFLDSAMRHDTLGRVSVLAADPFGRFRYRDGRATLDGREVPGSPIEALRACLAPYRLAPRADLPAFPGAAIGYFAYDLGASLERVAPPARRAGLTDDIAFNLYDTLLAVDHRRRTCLLIATGFPETDPLARERRAKERLDAFAARLAGPATLPEWTGARLAWRSNFSQQSYEIAVEKVRNYIRAGDIYQANIAQRFAADLPPGFDPFAFYRRLRETNPATFGAYLAFEGLTVASSSPERFLKLEGRAVETRPIKGTVRRDPDPARDAEIAAALARNPKERAENIMIVDLLRNDLSRVCEPGSVRVPTLCGLESYAGIHHLVSVVTGTLRQGSDALDLIGKTFPGGSITGAPKLRAMDIITEIEGDARELYCGTIGALGFDGALDTSIAIRTVFMDEARAVLQVGGGVTLLSEPGPEYEETLTKAARIFAAFEEGTP, from the coding sequence ATGACGACCGAGCCCATGGTCTGGACCCGCGAGATTCCCTTCATCGATCCGGTCGCGGCCGCCGCGCGGCTCGCCCGGTGGCCCGGGCTCGCCTTCCTCGACAGCGCCATGCGGCACGACACGCTGGGGCGCGTCTCGGTGCTGGCCGCCGACCCGTTCGGGCGCTTCCGGTATCGCGACGGCCGCGCCACCCTCGATGGACGGGAGGTGCCGGGCTCTCCCATCGAGGCGTTGCGGGCCTGCCTCGCGCCCTATCGGCTGGCGCCCCGTGCCGACCTGCCGGCCTTTCCCGGAGCGGCGATCGGCTACTTCGCCTACGATCTCGGGGCGAGCCTGGAGCGGGTCGCTCCCCCGGCCCGCCGGGCGGGGCTGACCGACGACATCGCCTTCAACCTCTACGACACGCTGCTCGCCGTCGATCACCGGCGGCGCACCTGTCTCCTGATCGCCACGGGCTTTCCCGAGACCGATCCGCTCGCTCGGGAGAGGCGGGCAAAAGAACGGCTCGACGCCTTCGCCGCCCGGCTCGCCGGCCCGGCCACGCTGCCGGAATGGACCGGCGCCCGGCTCGCATGGCGCTCGAACTTTTCGCAGCAAAGCTATGAGATCGCCGTCGAAAAAGTCCGAAATTACATTCGCGCCGGCGACATCTATCAGGCCAACATCGCCCAGCGCTTCGCCGCCGACCTGCCGCCCGGCTTCGATCCGTTCGCCTTCTACCGTCGCCTGCGCGAGACCAACCCCGCGACCTTCGGCGCCTACCTCGCGTTCGAGGGCCTGACGGTGGCCTCCTCCTCGCCCGAGCGCTTCCTGAAACTGGAGGGGCGGGCGGTCGAGACGCGGCCGATCAAGGGCACGGTGCGCCGTGACCCCGATCCGGCCCGGGACGCCGAGATCGCCGCCGCGCTCGCGCGCAACCCGAAGGAGCGGGCCGAGAACATCATGATCGTGGACCTGCTGCGCAACGACCTGTCGCGGGTGTGCGAGCCGGGCAGCGTGCGGGTGCCGACCCTGTGCGGGCTGGAATCCTATGCCGGCATCCACCATCTCGTCTCGGTGGTGACGGGCACGCTCCGGCAGGGTTCGGACGCCCTCGACCTCATCGGGAAGACGTTTCCCGGCGGCTCGATCACCGGCGCGCCGAAGCTCAGGGCCATGGACATCATCACCGAGATCGAGGGCGATGCGCGCGAGCTCTATTGCGGGACGATCGGCGCGCTGGGCTTCGACGGCGCGCTCGATACGTCGATCGCGATCCGCACCGTGTTCATGGACGAGGCCCGGGCCGTGCTCCAGGTCGGCGGCGGCGTGACGCTGCTCTCCGAGCCCGGCCCCGAATACGAGGAGACGCTGACCAAGGCGGCCCGCATCTTCGCGGCCTTCGAGGAGGGCACGCCGTGA
- a CDS encoding replication protein RepA has product MAGLEAKIAAIRDADLRAELEAARGGFLFAPIVEHLFFRQRERDAARAQAGAEGRRREAMGRDRRRRDAVREVIENEPTAPENLQHLHSVLALCGLPYRDPGAARDFVREYGRNSLSLSAGRLKNPVTGEMEAQGLPYGPKARLVLLHLCTEAVRQRSPTIEVADSLSGFMKAMGFAVTGGERGTIGAFKEQLNRLAACSMQIGLWDGEGQASTLNVPPFRHLELWRRGDDGLVWQRTVSFHQDFYDSLIRHALPVDIRAARAFSGSARKLDLLFWTGYRLRALQRPLRLTWDNLHRQFGAENASLRSFRQAFKADLAGLLEVFPRLRIDLDEGGMLLHPADPGSLLVPPKAARTARAAATAVRA; this is encoded by the coding sequence ATGGCGGGGCTGGAGGCCAAGATCGCCGCGATCCGCGATGCGGACCTGCGGGCGGAGCTGGAGGCGGCGCGGGGCGGGTTCCTGTTCGCGCCGATCGTCGAACACCTGTTCTTTCGCCAGCGCGAGCGCGACGCCGCCCGGGCGCAGGCGGGGGCGGAGGGCCGGCGCCGCGAGGCCATGGGCCGCGACCGCCGCCGCCGCGACGCCGTGCGCGAGGTGATCGAGAACGAGCCGACGGCGCCGGAGAACCTCCAGCACCTCCACTCGGTGCTGGCCCTGTGCGGCCTGCCCTACCGGGATCCGGGCGCCGCCCGCGACTTCGTGCGGGAATACGGGCGCAACTCGCTCAGCCTGTCGGCGGGGCGCCTGAAGAACCCGGTCACCGGCGAGATGGAGGCGCAGGGGCTGCCCTACGGGCCCAAGGCACGGCTGGTGCTCCTGCACCTCTGCACCGAGGCGGTGCGCCAGCGCAGCCCCACCATCGAGGTCGCCGACAGCCTCTCGGGCTTCATGAAGGCGATGGGATTTGCCGTCACCGGCGGCGAGCGCGGCACCATCGGCGCCTTCAAGGAACAGCTCAACCGGCTCGCGGCCTGCTCGATGCAGATCGGCCTGTGGGACGGGGAGGGGCAGGCCTCGACCCTCAACGTGCCCCCTTTTCGCCATCTCGAACTCTGGCGGCGGGGCGACGACGGCCTCGTCTGGCAGCGCACCGTCTCGTTCCATCAGGATTTCTACGACAGCCTGATCCGCCACGCCCTGCCGGTCGACATCCGCGCGGCGCGCGCCTTCTCCGGCTCGGCGCGCAAGCTCGACCTGCTGTTCTGGACCGGCTACCGCCTGCGCGCCCTGCAGCGGCCCCTGCGGCTCACCTGGGACAACCTGCACCGTCAGTTCGGAGCCGAGAACGCCAGCCTGCGCAGCTTCCGCCAAGCCTTCAAGGCCGACCTCGCCGGCCTGCTCGAAGTGTTTCCGCGGCTGCGGATCGATCTCGACGAAGGCGGTATGCTGCTCCACCCGGCCGATCCGGGCAGCCTGCTGGTGCCGCCCAAGGCTGCCCGCACCGCGCGCGCGGCCGCAACCGCAGTGCGCGCCTGA
- a CDS encoding aminodeoxychorismate/anthranilate synthase component II, whose translation MILVVDNYDSFVFNVVRYFEELGERVEVVRNDALDVAGIRARAPEAVVISPGPCTPAEAGVSLPAIRDLSGAVPILGVCLGHQAIGAAFGGRVERAGRPLHGHATPIRHGGTGLFSGLPQPMQVGRYHSLIVTPTPEMERHLTVDAASGEGEVMALTHRTHPTWGIQFHPESVLTENGHALFSNFLKGARTWRARQDSAEKAPADAVV comes from the coding sequence GTGATCCTCGTCGTCGACAACTACGATTCCTTCGTCTTCAACGTGGTGCGCTACTTCGAGGAGCTGGGCGAGCGGGTCGAGGTCGTGCGCAACGACGCGCTGGACGTCGCCGGCATCCGCGCCCGCGCGCCGGAGGCGGTGGTGATCTCGCCCGGCCCCTGCACCCCGGCGGAAGCGGGGGTGAGCCTGCCGGCGATCCGCGACCTGTCGGGCGCGGTGCCGATCCTCGGCGTCTGCCTCGGCCATCAGGCGATCGGCGCGGCCTTCGGCGGCCGGGTCGAGCGGGCGGGCCGCCCGCTGCACGGCCACGCCACGCCGATCCGGCACGGCGGCACGGGGCTTTTTTCCGGGCTGCCGCAGCCGATGCAGGTCGGGCGCTACCATTCGCTGATCGTCACCCCGACGCCGGAGATGGAGCGCCACCTCACCGTCGACGCCGCCTCGGGCGAGGGCGAGGTGATGGCCCTCACGCACCGCACGCACCCGACCTGGGGCATCCAGTTCCACCCGGAATCGGTGCTGACCGAGAACGGCCACGCGCTGTTCTCGAATTTTCTCAAGGGCGCCCGCACTTGGCGGGCTCGGCAGGACAGTGCGGAGAAGGCGCCCGCCGATGCTGTGGTGTGA
- the hspQ gene encoding heat shock protein HspQ has product MTQTSMRTAKFGLGAVVRHRIYPFRGVVFDVDPEFSNTEEWWLAIPEEVRPRKDQPFYHLLAENADSEYVAYVSEQNLVPDTSGEALRHAGIAEVFERSADGAYRMRIGHAN; this is encoded by the coding sequence ATGACCCAGACCAGCATGAGAACCGCCAAGTTCGGCCTCGGGGCGGTGGTCCGGCACCGGATCTACCCGTTCCGGGGCGTGGTGTTCGACGTGGACCCGGAATTTTCCAACACCGAGGAATGGTGGCTCGCCATTCCCGAGGAGGTCCGGCCGCGCAAGGACCAGCCCTTCTACCACCTGCTCGCCGAGAACGCGGACAGCGAGTACGTCGCCTACGTCTCCGAGCAGAACCTCGTGCCCGATACCTCCGGCGAGGCCCTGCGCCATGCCGGCATCGCCGAGGTGTTCGAGCGCAGCGCCGACGGCGCCTACCGCATGCGGATCGGCCACGCGAACTGA
- a CDS encoding GGDEF domain-containing protein, which yields MLIQVSLFEGLLVEVLLALLMAAVVRRRREEAMTALAERDPLTGAFNRRAFESRAAGILSMAAGGRRRPGALLLLDIDRFKTINDTYGHAVGDRILVALTGVLEACLPREAVLARLGGDEFVILLPESDEAAVQDLGAAIRVRMAREGGRGLPTGATVSLGAALFGGGPAGLDALMALADTALYEAKARGRDRLRLRRLEPPVARAAGGRMPEPASARLSSETGCCA from the coding sequence GTGCTGATCCAGGTCTCGCTGTTCGAGGGCCTCCTGGTCGAGGTGCTGCTCGCCCTGCTGATGGCGGCGGTCGTGCGCCGCCGCCGGGAGGAAGCGATGACGGCGCTGGCCGAGCGCGATCCCCTCACCGGTGCCTTCAACCGCCGCGCCTTCGAGAGCCGGGCGGCCGGGATCCTGAGCATGGCGGCCGGCGGTCGGAGGCGGCCGGGCGCATTGCTGCTGCTCGACATCGACCGCTTCAAGACGATCAACGACACCTACGGCCACGCCGTCGGCGACCGCATCCTCGTGGCGCTCACCGGCGTGCTCGAGGCCTGCCTGCCGCGGGAGGCGGTCCTGGCGCGGCTCGGCGGGGACGAGTTCGTGATCCTGTTGCCGGAGTCGGACGAGGCGGCGGTCCAGGATCTCGGCGCGGCGATCCGCGTCCGAATGGCCCGCGAGGGCGGCCGGGGCCTGCCGACCGGCGCCACGGTCAGCCTCGGCGCGGCCCTGTTCGGCGGCGGCCCGGCCGGGCTCGACGCCCTGATGGCGCTCGCCGACACGGCGCTCTACGAGGCCAAGGCCCGCGGTCGCGACCGGCTGCGCCTCCGCCGCCTGGAGCCGCCCGTGGCGCGTGCCGCGGGCGGGCGGATGCCGGAGCCGGCCTCGGCGCGCTTGTCGTCCGAGACCGGCTGCTGCGCCTGA
- the rimO gene encoding 30S ribosomal protein S12 methylthiotransferase RimO, producing the protein MTATASPSDSKGAAAPRISFVSLGCPKALVDSERILTHLRAEGYELSRRHDGADVVIVNTCGFLDSAKAESLQAIGEALAENGRVIVTGCMGAQPDEIREKYPNLLAVTGPQAYESVVAAVHEAAPPAHDPFLDLIPPQGVKLTPRHYAYLKISEGCNNRCTFCIIPSLRGDLVSRPAGDVLREAEKLVKAGVKELLVVSQDTSAYGIDTRYAPSPWRDRAVRTRFYDLASELGQLGAWVRLHYVYPYPHVDEVIPLMAEGKILPYLDMPLQHASPSVLRRMRRPGNQERQLDRIRRWRETCPDLAIRSTFIVGFPGETEAEFEELLDWIREARLERVGCFAYEPVRGAPANDLAAPVPPEVKAERKRRFMEAQAGVSLKLQRAKVGKRLPVIIDEAGPGVARGRSKADAPEIDGSVHVASRRPVRPGDIVTVKIERADAYDLHGIAV; encoded by the coding sequence ATGACCGCTACCGCCTCTCCCTCGGACAGCAAGGGCGCCGCCGCGCCGCGGATCTCCTTCGTGTCGCTGGGCTGCCCCAAGGCGCTCGTCGATTCCGAGCGCATCCTCACCCATCTGCGCGCCGAGGGCTACGAACTGTCGCGCCGCCACGACGGGGCGGACGTGGTCATCGTCAACACCTGCGGCTTCCTCGATTCGGCGAAAGCCGAATCGCTCCAGGCGATCGGCGAGGCTCTTGCCGAGAACGGCCGGGTGATCGTCACCGGCTGCATGGGCGCGCAACCGGACGAGATCCGCGAAAAGTACCCGAACCTGCTCGCCGTCACCGGCCCGCAGGCCTACGAGTCGGTGGTCGCGGCCGTGCACGAGGCCGCGCCGCCCGCCCACGACCCGTTCCTCGACCTGATCCCGCCGCAGGGGGTCAAGCTCACCCCGCGCCACTACGCGTACCTGAAGATTTCCGAGGGCTGCAACAACCGCTGCACCTTCTGCATCATCCCGAGCCTGCGCGGCGATCTCGTCAGCCGCCCGGCGGGCGACGTGCTGCGCGAGGCGGAGAAGCTGGTGAAGGCCGGCGTGAAGGAGTTGCTCGTCGTCTCGCAGGACACGTCGGCCTACGGCATCGACACCCGCTACGCCCCGAGCCCCTGGCGGGACCGGGCGGTGCGCACCCGCTTCTACGACCTCGCCTCCGAACTTGGGCAACTCGGGGCCTGGGTGCGGCTGCACTACGTCTACCCCTACCCGCATGTCGACGAGGTCATCCCGCTGATGGCCGAGGGCAAGATCCTTCCCTATCTCGACATGCCGCTCCAGCACGCGAGCCCCTCGGTGCTCAGGCGGATGCGCCGGCCGGGGAACCAGGAACGCCAACTCGACCGCATCCGGCGCTGGCGCGAGACCTGCCCGGACCTCGCCATCCGCTCGACCTTCATCGTCGGCTTCCCCGGCGAGACCGAGGCGGAGTTCGAGGAACTGCTCGACTGGATCCGCGAGGCGCGGCTCGAACGCGTCGGCTGCTTCGCGTACGAGCCGGTCAGGGGCGCCCCCGCCAACGACCTCGCCGCCCCGGTGCCGCCGGAGGTGAAGGCCGAGCGCAAGCGCCGCTTCATGGAGGCGCAGGCCGGGGTCTCGCTGAAGCTGCAGCGGGCGAAGGTGGGCAAGCGCCTCCCCGTCATCATCGACGAGGCCGGGCCGGGCGTGGCCCGCGGCCGCTCCAAGGCCGACGCACCGGAGATCGACGGCAGCGTCCACGTCGCCTCGCGCCGTCCCGTCCGGCCGGGCGACATCGTCACCGTGAAGATCGAGCGGGCCGACGCCTACGACCTGCACGGCATCGCCGTGTAG